In one Columba livia isolate bColLiv1 breed racing homer chromosome 23, bColLiv1.pat.W.v2, whole genome shotgun sequence genomic region, the following are encoded:
- the MED1 gene encoding mediator of RNA polymerase II transcription subunit 1 → MKAAPGSAEETEKLNKMSTLLERLHAKYNQNRPWTETMKLVRQVMEKRVVMNSGGHQHLVSCLETLQKALKVSSLPAMTDRLESIARQNGLGSHLSANGTECYITSDMFYVEVQLDPTGLLCDVKVAHHGENPVSCPELVQHLREKNFDEFSKHLRGLVNLYKLPGDNKLKTKMYLALQSLELDLSKMAGMYWQATNANPLDKILHGSVGYLTPRSGGLLMNLKYYVSPYDLFEDGTGAPVILHENNVPRSLGMNVSVTVEGTMAMYKLPIAPLIMGSHPVDSKGTPSFSSITSANSVDLPACFFLKFPRPIPVSRAFIQKLQGCTGIPLFDTPPTFVPLYELITQFELSKEADPLPLNHNMRFYAALPGQQHCYFLNKDAPLPDGRSLQGTLLSKIAFQHPGRVPLILNLIRHQVAYNTLIGSCVKRTVLKEDSPGILQFEVCPLSDSCFSVSFQHPVNDSLVCVVMDVQDSTHVNCKLYKGLSDALICTDDFIAKVVQRCMSIPVTMRAIRRKAETIQADTPALSLIAETVEDMVKKNLPPASSPGYGMTTGSNPMSGTTTPTNTFPGGPITTLFNMSISMKERHDSMGHGEDFSKVSQNPILTSLLQITGNVGSTIGSSPTPPHHTPPPVSSPASNTKNHPMLMNLLKENPPQDFSTLYGSSPLERQNSSSGSPRMEMGPGGNKQKKKKSRMPADKPKHQTEDDFQRELFSMDVDSQNPIFDVNITADALDTPHITPAPSQCSTPPTTYPQPIPHSQPSIQRMVRLSSSDSIGADVTDILSDIAEEASKLPTTTEDCPPIGTPVRDSSSSGHSQSALFDPDVFQTNNSENPYTDPADLIADAAVSPNSDSSNHFFPDGVDFNPDLLNSQSQSGFGEEYFDESSQSGDTDDFKGYASQALTTLGVQVLGADGGENKFKGSNQSDTVDFSIIAAASKALGSSDIMEHHSGGQSPLLNAGDLGKEKSQKRVKEGNGSGGNMAGPGIDGKPGKRSRTPSSDGKSKEKLPKRKKQETDGKSPSHSSSNRPFTPPASTGGSKSPGSSGRSQTPPGVATPPIPKITIQIPKGTVTVGKPSSHGQYTSSGSVTSSSSKSHHSHSSSSSSSSSSSTSGKMKSSKSEGSSGSKMSSSLYSGQGGSSSGQSKSSAQSVGKSGSSPITKHGLSSGSGSAKMKPQGKPSSLMNPSMSKPNISPSHSRPSGGSDKLASPMKPVPNTPPSSKAKSPISSGSGGSHMSGTGSSSSMKSSSGMGSSGSMSQKPPPSSNSSTASSSSFSSSGSSMSSSQNQHGSSKGKSPSRNKKPSLTAVIDKLKHGVVTSGPGGDDPMDGQMGPSSNSSSHTMSSKHNMSGGDFQGKREKSDKEKSKVSVSGGSGDSSKKTSDSKNVGSTGVAKIIISKHDGGSPSIKAKVTLQKPGEGGGDGLRPQMASSKSYGSPLISGSTPKHERCSPSHSKSPAYTPQNIDSESESGSSIAEKSYQNSPSSDDGIRPLPEYSSEKHKKHKKEKKKVKDKDRDRDRDRDKDRDKKKSHGMKPESWSKSPISAEQPLSMTSSAILAAERPARPSPEFLIGEEDDDLMDVALIGN, encoded by the exons ATGAAGGCGGCGCCGGGCAGCGCCGAGG AAACGGAAAAGCTGAACAAGATGAGTACCCTCTTAGAAAGACTTCACGCCAAGTACAACCAAAACAGGCCGTGGACAGAAACCATGAAGTTAGTCCGTCAAGTCATG GAAAAGCGAGTTGTGATGAACTCTGGGGGGCACCAACATCTGGTGAGCTGCTTGGAGACTTTGCAGAAGGCCTTAAAAG TATCTTCTCTGCCCGCCATGACAGATCGCTTGGAATCCATAGCCAGACAAAACGG CCTTGGATCTCACCTTAGTGCCAATGGCACTGAATGTTACATCACCTCTGACATGTTCTACGTGGAAGTGCAGTTAGATCCCACCGGGCTGCTGTGCGACGTGAAGGTGGCTCATCACGGAGAAAACCCTGTG agTTGTCCAGAGTTGGTGCAACACCTGAG agagaaaaacttTGATGAATTTTCTAAGCATCTAAGGGGACTTGTGAACCTCTATAAGTTACCAGGAGACAA caaactTAAAACTAAAATGTATTTAGCTCTGCAGTCCTTGGAGCTGGACCTCTCGAAAATGGCAGGGATGTATTG GCAAGCCACCAACGCAAACCCCCTTGACAAGATCCTTCATGGCAGTGTTGGCTATCTCACCCCCAGGAGCGGAG GTCTCCTGATGAATCTCAAGTATTACGTCTCGCCCTATGATTTATTTGAAGATGGCACTGGAGCCCCTGTTATCTTGCATGAGAATAATG TGCCTCGATCTTTGGGTATGAACGTCTCAGTGACAGTGGAGGGCACCATGGCTATGTACAAACTTCCCATCGCTCCGCTGATTATGGGCTCGCATCCAGTTGACAGCAAAGG AACTCCGTCCTTCTCGTCGATCACCAGTGCCAACAGCGTGGACTTACCAGCTTGTTTCTTCCTGAAATTCCCTCGTCCCATTCCGGTGTCTCGAGCTTTCATCCAGAAGCTTCAGGGCTGCACAG GTATTCCCTTGTTTGACACACCACCAACGTTTGTGCCCTTGTATGAGCTGATCACCCAGTTTGAATTATCCAAGGAGGCGGATCCTCTGCCTTTAAACCACAACATGCGCTTCTACGCA GCTCTTCCAGGACAGCAGCACTGTTACTTTCTGAACAAAGATGCTCCTCTCCCAGATGGAAGAAGCCTTCAAGGAACCCTGCTTAGTAAAATCGCCTTCCAGCACCCTGGACGCGTTCCTCTCATCCTCAATTTGATCCGGCATCAGGTGGCGTACAACACGCTGATCGGCAGCTGTGTCAAGCGAACAGTTTTAAAAGAAG ATTCCCCTGGGATCCTGCAGTTTGAAGTTTGTCCTCTCTCTGACTCGTGTTTCAGTGTGTCCTTCCAGCATCCTGTGAACGACTCCCTCGTGTGCG TGGTAATGGACGTGCAGGACTCTACCCACGTGAACTGTAAGCTGTACAAAGGGCTGTCCGATGCTCTTATCTGTACAGATGATTTCATTGCCAAAGTTGTTCAAAG GTGCATGTCCATCCCGGTCACCATGAGAGCAATTCGTAGAAAAGCAGAAACGATCCAAGCAGACACACCAGCCTTGTCCCTCATTGCAGAGACAGTCGAGGACATGGTGAAGAAAAACCTTCCCCCTGCCAGCAGCCCCGGGTACGGCATGACCACGGGCAGCAACCCCATGAGCGGTACCACTACCCCGACAAACACTTTTCCCGGGGGGCCCATCACCACTTTGTTTAACATGAGCATAAGCATGAAAGAAAGGCACGACTCGATGGGTCACGGGGAGGACTTCAGCAAGGTGTCACAGAACCCGATCCTCACTAGTTTGTTGCAGATCACAGGGAACGTGGGCTCGACCATCGGCTCGAGTCCCACCCCTCCCCATCACACACCACCACCCGTGTCCTCACCGGCGAGCAACACCAAGAACCACCCCATGCTCATGAACCTTCTGAAAGAGAATCCCCCTCAGGATTTCTCCACTCTGTATGGGAGCAGCCCCCTCGAAAGGCAGAACTCTTCCTCTGGCTCCCCCAGAATGGAAATGGGCCCTGGGGgcaataaacaaaagaaaaaaaaatcccgtATGCCGGCCGACAAGCCCAAGCATCAGACTGAGGATGATTTCCAGAGGGAGCTCTTTTCGATGGATGTTGACTCCCAGAATCCCATTTTTGACGTCAACATTACTGCAGACGCCCTGGACACCCCTCACATTACCCCAGCGCCCAGCCAGTGCAGCACTCCTCCCACCACCTACCCGCAGCCGATACCTCACTCACAGCCCAGTATTCAGAGAATGGTTCGACTCTCCAGTTCGGACAGCATCGGAGCCGACGTGACCGATATCCTTTCGGATATAGCAGAGGAGGCTTCTAAGCTCCCCACCACTACCGAGGACTGTCCGCCCATCGGTACTCCCGTAAGAGACTCTTCTAGTTCAGGACATTCACAAAGTGCCCTCTTTGATCCCGATGTTTTTCAGACGAACAATAGCGAGAACCCCTACACAGACCCAGCAGACCTGATAGCAGACGCTGCTGTGAGCCCCAACAGCGACTCttcaaaccatttttttcccgATGGAGTAGATTTCAACCCTGACTTGCTGAACAGCCAGAGTCAAAGTGGCTTTGGGGAGGAGTATTTTGATGAGAGCAGCCAGAGCGGAGACACTGATGATTTCAAGGGCTATGCATCCCAGGCTCTAACTACTTTGGGGGTGCAAGTCTTGGGGGCTgatgggggagaaaataagTTTAAGGGGAGCAATCAATCCGATACGGTAGATTTTAGTATTATTGCAGCTGCAAGCAAAGCTCTGGGGTCCTCTGACATCATGGAGCATCACAGTGGAGGTCAGAGCCCTTTACTGAACGCAGGGgatttaggaaaagaaaagtcTCAGAAACGGGTAAAGGAGGGGAACGGTTCTGGGGGTAACATGGCAGGTCCTGGGATAGACGGGAAGCCAGGGAAGCGCAGCCGGACGCCATCCAGCGATGGTAAAAGTAAAGAGAAACTTCCAAAGCGGAAAAAGCAGGAGACAGATGGGAAATCCCCATCTCACAGTTCATCAAACAGGCCTTTCACGCCACCAGCAAGCACAGGTGGGTCCAAATCTCCCGGGAGTTCGGGCAGATCTCAGACTCCTCCTGGTGTAGCTACTCCTCCTATTCCAAAAATAACCATTCAGATCCCGAAAGGAACAGTGACTGTCGGTAAACCGTCTTCGCATGGCCAGTATACAAGCAGTGGCTCTGtcacctcctccagcagcaaaaGCCATCATAGccattcttcctcctcctcctcctcttcctcctcttcaacctcaggcaaaatgaaaagcagcaaatcGGAAGGGTCGTCTGGCTCAAAGATGAGCAGCAGCCTCTACTCAGGCCAAGGCGGCTCAAGTTCGGGTCAGTCCAAGAGCTCGGCTCAGTCGGTGGGCAAGTCCGGATCCTCCCCCATCACCAAACACGGCCTCAGCAGCGGCTCCGGAAGCGCCAAGATGAAACCTCAAGGAAAGCCATCATCGCTTATGAACCCTTCCATGAGTAAACCAAACATCTCTCCGTCTCATTCCAGACCCTCGGGAGGTTCTGACAAGCTTGCTTCTCCCATGAAACCTGTCCCCAATACTCCCCCGTCATCTAAAGCGAAGTCACCGATCAGTTCGGGTTCCGGAGGCTCCCATATGTCTGGGACCGGATCAAGCTCGAGTATGAAATCGTCTTCAGGAATGGGATCTTCTGGCTCCATGTCACAGAAACCACCTCCTTCATCGAATTCTTCAACGGCgtcttcatcttccttttcatCCAGCGGGTCTTCCATGTCTTCATCTCAGAACCAGCATGGAAGTTCCAAAGGCAAGTCTCCGAGCAGAAACAAGAAGCCATCTCTGACTGCGGTCATAGACAAACTGAAACACGGGGTTGTCACTAGCGGGCCTGGTGGAGATGACCCCATGGATGGACAAATGGGGCCAAGTTCCAATTCCTCAAGCCATACCATGTCCTCCAAACACAACATGTCCGGAGGTGATTTCCAGGGCAAACGTGAGAAGAGTGACAAAGAGAAATCGAAAGTCTCTGTTTCTGGAGGATCTGGTGACTCTTCCAAGAAGACTTCGGATTCCAAAAACGTCGGGAGCACTGGAGTGGCCAAAATTATCATCAGCAAACACGATGGTGGTTCCCCCAGCATTAAAGCCAAAGTAACCTTGCAGAAACCCGGGGAGGGAGGCGGGGACGGCCTGCGGCCTCAGATGGCTTCTTCCAAAAGCTACGGGTCCCCCCTCATCAGCGGATCCACCCCCAAACACGAGcgctgctctcccagccacaGCAAATCGCCGGCGTACACCCCCCAAAACATCGACAGCGAGAGCGAGTCGGGCTCCTCCATCGCCGAGAAATCCTAccagaacagccccagctccgaCGACGGCATCAGGCCCCTGCCTGAATACAGCTcggaaaaacacaaaaagcacaaaaaagagaagaaaaaagtgaaagacaAAGACCGGGACAGAGATCGGGATCGAGATAAAGACAGAGACAAGAAGAAATCTCACGGCATGAAGCCGGAGAGCTGGTCCAAGTCCCCGATTTCGGCTGAGCAGCCCCTGTCCATGACGAGCAGCGCCATCCTGGCGGCCGAGCGaccggcccggcccagccccgaGTTTTTAATTGGGGAAGAAGATGACGATCTCATGGACGTTGCTCTAATTGGCAATTAG